Part of the uncultured Tolumonas sp. genome is shown below.
TGGGTTGGTGGTCGTTACTCATCTTGGTCAGCAATCGGTATGCCTATCGCATTGTCGCTGGGCTTTGAGAACTTTGAAGCATTGCTGGAAGGCGCGTTTGAGATGGATACCCATTTCGCTACCGCCAGCTATGAGCAAAACATTCCTGTACTGCTGGCATTAATTGGCCTGTGGTACAACAACTTCTACGAAGCTGAATCCGAAGCGATCCTGCCGTATGACCAGTACATGCACCGTTTTGCTGCTTATTTCCAGCAAGGCAACATGGAATCGAACGGTAAATATGTTGACCGTAACGGTAACAAAGTCGATTACCAGACTGGCCCAATCATTTGGGGTGAGCCAGGTACCAACGGTCAACATGCGTTCTATCAGCTGATCCATCAGGGTACTAAGCTGATCCCTTGTGATTTCCTGGCACCAGCTATCAGCCACAACCCAGTGGGCGATCATCATCCGAAACTGCTGGCTAACTTCTTTGCTCAGACTGAAGCACTGGCGTTTGGTAAATCGAAAGAAGCAGTGGAAGCTGAGTTCTTAGCGGCGGGTAAAACACTGGAACAGGTGAAAGATCTGGTACCATTTAAAGTGTTTGAAGGTAACCGCCCAACCAACTCCATTCTGTTTAAACAGATGACGCCAAAAACACTGGGTGCACTGATCTCTATGTACGAACACAAAATCTTCGTACAAGGTATCATTTGGAATATCTTCAGTTTTGACCAATGGGGTGTTGAGCTGGGTAAACAACTGGCTAACAAGATCCTGCCTGAACTGAACTCTGCTGCGGCAGTCACCAGCCATGACAGCTCTACCAATGGTCTGATTAATACTTGGAAGGCGTGGAAAGCGTAATTCTATTTTCGCGCTCCATACTAAAAAGCCCTCTGGAAACAGGGGGCTTTTTTATTCATCAATATCAGTTTATCAATCGACGACTAACGTTAATTTATTCTCTTCATTAAATAAAACTACTTGGTTGCGACCATTATTTTTGGCTTTATACAAAGCGGTATCGGCTCGGGTTAATGCGGCCTCTGCAACTAAATCATTATCGGCAACACATGAAATACCAAAGCTAGCGGTGATCATGAGTGGCATATCGGAAGCGGCAGCCAACTGAAAAGGCGTTGCGTTGATTATCTGTTGCAGCAGTTCCGTTCTTTTTCTGGCATCGAGAGGGTAGGTTTCCGGCATCAGGATGGCAAATTCTTCTCCGCCGATACGCGCCAGGAAATCAGTTTTACGAATATGATCGCGTAAACGCCAGGCAAATTCGGTTAATACATGATCGCCAGCTGCATGACCAAAAGTATCGTTGATACGTTTAAACCAGTCGATATCAATCATTACAATACTGAACGGGTGGCGATAGCGTAGAAAACGCTGAAACTCTTGCGTCATATGCAGATCAAATGCGCGGCGATTGGCTAAACCAGTTAACGCATCTGTTTCAGATAGATGACGCAGTTGCAGCTCCGCTTGCTGGCGAGCCGTGACTTCGCGTTGCAACCGTCGGTTAGTGCGGTAAATCCAGGTGCTTATTCCTGCCAATAATAACGCCAAGAGCGATGACACGGTGGCAATCCGTAGATAACGTGACAGGTTTGGCTGATATTTGTCTCCATCGTATATGAATCGATTCAGCAACGGCTCGTCAATAATACGTTGATGTTCAGTCATCACTTCGGCAATACGCAGCCACCGCCCTGGGTTCATATGGCCAATTTCGATAATATCGGGCTGCATGAGGTTCCACATCGCCTTAGCTTCAAAGCGCAGGTGGTCACGAGTCTTCTGTGGCGCGTATTTTTGCATGATCAAATCGATAATTTCTTCCGGATTCGCCATGGCATAACGCCAACCGTCCATACTTGCCTTGCGAAAGGCGGCTACTCGCTCTGGATGCTCGTTCAGCTCACTCTGGGAAGTAAATAAAACATCACCATAAAAATCAATGCCATAAGTCCGAGGGTCGATCAGTCGGTAGGGAATGCCTTTTTGTTCCAGCAGATAAGGTTCGTTGGTCACGTAACCATCGTAGGCGTCAATTTTTCCATCGATAAGCGGTTGTAAATCAAAGCCTGTCTGGATGAGATTCAGTTTTTCTGGTGGGATACCTTCGGCGCGGAACGGTTCTAATAATTCAAGGCTCTCACTTAATGGAAATACAGCCATGAGCCGTTTTTTCATCATATCGTGAATGTTTTTAATACCGGATTTTTCTAGCACGATCCAACTGACCGCAGAATGTTGCAATGTCGCGGCCAGTACGACCACTGGCTTACCGTTCAGGTAATCCAGTACCAATCCTGAATTTGATATCCCGTATTGGGCATCACCTTTGACCACGGCATCGACCGGTGAAACAAATGAACCGTTGTAACCATTTGGGCGTAATTTGACATCTAATCCTGCTGCCTTATAAAAGCCTTTTTCAACGGCCGCGTAATAACCGGCAAACTGAAACTGATTTACCCATTTCAATTGCACAACAATCTGTTCAGTAGCAGAGGATAAGGAGCTAAAACAGCAAACAAAGAAAAAAGTGATCCACCGGGAAGCTGGCATCGGTCTGTCCTTGTACATACGGTGAAACATACGCTGTTGATTAAAAAGGGAATGCCGTCAATCCCTTGTCAGTAGTATAGATATTTGTAGCAGACAACTCATATGGCGACAAAACTTATTACGGTCAAACGTTAAAATAGCCTAAAAAAGACTCATTTGGTGTTATTTGTTTATTTTGTGATTTAAATCACATTCCGTTGTTGGACTGGTGATGATTGATTGGTGATCTATGTCACAAAAAATGGGGGTTGGCGCAGTATTGGGATGCTAAATAGCCAAGTTTTGGCTGTTTTTATGTGATCAATATCACGTCAAAGCTGGGTGGATCGCCATGAATAATTGATGTGCTTCACAAAAGCCCCCGCTCTCAACCCGATTTGTTTGGAAAGTGATAGATTTATTAGTGAGACAAAACAAATCGCGGATCGGCAAATCCGCTATCACAATCCACCATTAATCAGGCATCGAACGGGGTGTTTTATGCTATCACCAGATACCAAGGTCAAGATACAAAATTTTGGCCGTTTTCTCTCCAACATGGTTATGCCCAACATTGGCGCATTTATCGCGTGGGGGTTCATTACGGCGTTGTTTATTCCAACCGGCTGGCTGCCAAATGAAACGTTAGCCAAACTGGTTGGCCCAATGATTATGTACCTGTTGCCATTACTGATCGGTTATACCGGCGGTAAATTAGTCGGCGGCGACCGTGGCGCGGTAGTAGGTGCTGTTACTACTATGGGCGTTATCGTTGGTACTGATATTCCAATGTTCATGGGCGCGATGATGGCAGGCCCTCTGGGCGGCTGGGCGATCAAACACTTTGACCGTGCTATTGAAGGTAAAGTGAAAAGCGGTTTTGAAATGCTGGTTAACAACTTCTCTGCCGGTCTTATCGGTATGGCGTTGGCAATCGTTTCTTTCTATCTGATTGGACCATTCGTTAAAGGTTTGTCTACTGCGCTGGCCGCAGGTGTAGGCTTCCTGGTTGCGCATAGCTTGTTACCGCTGACCTCTATTTTCGTTGAACCTGCGAAAATTCTGTTCCTGAACAACGCCATCAACCACGGTATTTTCTCCCCACTGGGTATTCAACAAGCGGCTGAGCATGGCAAGTCTATCTTCTTCCTGATCGAAGCTAACCCAGGCCCTGGTTTCGGTATCCTGTTGGCATACATGATGTTTGGCCGTGGTAACGCAAAACAATCAGCTGCTGGTGCGTCTATCATTCACTTCCTGGGTGGTATTCACGAAATCTACTTCCCATACGTGCTGATGAACCCACGTCTGATCCTGGCTGTTATCGCTGGTGGTATGACTGGTGTGTTCACTCTGACTGTATTCGGCGCTGGTCTGGTATCTCCTGCATCTCCAGGTTCTATCTTCGCTGTGCTGTTGATGACGCCAAAGGATTCTATCTTCGGTGTACTGTGTTCTGTCACTGCAGCTACCACAGTTTCTTTCCTGGTTGCTTCTGTGTTCGTTCGTCAACAAGCGTCGAATACTAAGGAAGACCTAGAAGGCGCTACTCGCAAAATGAAAGACATGAAACAACAAAGCAAAGGTGTTTCTGTTGCCGCGAATGATGACGGTCATCAGCCACTGCATGCTAAACACATTGTTGTTGCTTGTGATGCTGGTATGGGTTCAAGTGCAATGGGTGCCAGCCTGCTGCGTAAGAAAGTTGAGAAAGCAGGTCTGCCAATTACCGTGGTAAACCAAGCGATCAACAATCTGGATGACAAAGCCGATATCGTGATCACGCATCGTGACCTGACTGACCGGGCTCGTCGTCATGCACCAAATGCTAAGCATATTTCTCTGAATAACTTCTTAGATAACCAGCTGTATGACAACCTGATCGCTCGCTTACAGGAGGCTGGCGAAGGCCGACTCCCAAAGGCGGTAGCCGCTAACGATAACTCTTATCGTGGCGAAGATCTGACTCCAGCTCTGTTTACTTTGAGTGCTCAGCATGTACGTCTCGGCTTAAAAGCTGACAACAAAGAAGCCGCTATTCGTTTAGCAGGTGAAATGTTGGTTGCGAATGGTTGTGTTGAACCAGAATATGTTGATGCGATGTTAGCGCGTGAAAAACTCGTATCAACCTATCTGGGTGAGTCAATCGCTGTGCCACACGGCACGATTGATGCGAAAGATAAAGTGAAGAAAACCGGTGTTGTTATTTGCCAATACCCTGCCGGTGTGCAATTTGGTCCAGAAAAAGATGAAGTAGCGCGTCTGGTCATTGGTATTGCGGCTCGTAATGATGAGCATCTGCAAGTGATCAACAACCTGACTCGCACTCTGGATGATCCATCGCTGATCGAACGTTTAGCAACCACTACGGATGTCAATTTCGTACTGGAACTGCTCAGCGGTCACCGCGCAGCGTAACAGCAGGAAGGCCACTGTGGTGGCCTTCTTTCCCCGGATCTTAAGGAGTAAAAATAATGAAAGCATTACATTTTGGCGCTGGAAATATTGGTCGTGGTTTCATCGGTAAATTACTGTCAGAATCAGACGCAGAGCTGACTTTTGCTGACGCCAATACTCAATTGGTTGATCAGCTAAATCATTCTCAGGAATATCAGGTGCGTGTCGTGGGCGATGCTCAACACACCGACGTTATTCGCCATATTGCTGCTGTTCAGGCGAACAGTGACGATGTGATTAATCAGATCATCAAAGCAGATATCATTACCACTGCAGTTGGCCCACAAGTGCTGGCCAAAATTGCAGCGACGATTGCCAAAGGTTTACAGCTGCGCTTTGAACAAGGCAACATGGCACCGGTTAATATCATTGCCTGTGAAAACATGGTGCGTGGTACCAGCCAACTGAAACAAGCTGTTTTGGCCGTATTACCGGCAGAATTCCATGCGTTACTGGAAGCCCATGTTGGGTTTGTTGATTCAGCCGTTGACCGTATCGTGCCTCCGGCTGCTGCTAACGAAGAAGACCCTCTGGCTGTGACTGTGGAAAGTTTCAGCGAATGGATTGTGGATAAAAACCAGTTCCGTGGAGAGATCCCGCCTGTACAAGGTATGGAACTGACCGACAATCTGTTGGCCTATGTAGAACGTAAACTGTTTACCTTAAACACCGGCCATATTGTGACGGCGTATTTAGGTAAATTGGCCGGCTATAAAACCATTCGTGAAGCAATTGCAGACGAAGAGATTCAGAACACCGTCCGTCAGGCAATGCAAGAAAGTGGGGAAGTGTTAGTGGCGCGTTATGGTTTTGATCGCCAGTTGCACCATGCCTATATCGAGAAGATCCTGACTCGTTTTGCGAACCCTTATCTGGTGGATGAAATTGATCGCGTAGGTCGCCAGCCACTGCGTAAACTGGGTGCCGAAGATCGTTTGACGAAACCGTTGCTCGGAACGCTGGAATATGGGCTACCGAATGCAGCATTACTGAAAGGCATTGCCGCTGCGTTGCATTATCAGAACGCAGATGATCCACAGGCTGTTGAATTACAAGGTTGGATTGAGCAAGAGGGTGCGGAAGCAGCGTTATTACGTGCGACTGGCCTGAAAGCAGGTGAGCCTTGTGTGGCAACGATTGTGGCTGAATACCAGCGCATGGCCAAATGATGTAATGAAGAGAGAGGGAATTCCCTCTCTCTTACTTTTAGATAATCAAATTAATAACAATTTTATAACAATAAAAATTAAAAAGGGCGACGGGTCAGATTTCTGGTTTTCCACATAAGATCAAACAATATGAATAAAGTTAAAGCACCAACTTATCAGGAAGACGCAGTTTTTGAGCGTCTGACCGAACCGGAGAATCCGCGAGGATTCTTCCTCGAAGTAGTCGATATGCTGGAGGAAGGGGTCGATCAATTGATGCGCCGTGCTTTTCGTCAGGAAGAGTATGCGGTCAAATATGCGATTGAGCCGTTATTAAATGGTAAAGGTCCTTTGGCTGATCTTAATATCCGTTTGAAGCTTATATTCGCCTTGGGTTTGATCTCGCTGGAATTATCGCAAGATATTGAACGTTATATTCGTATTCGTGATTTCTTAGTCAGTGATATTCATGATCACCGGTTTGGTGAACCTTGCGTACGTGAGCAGATTGATAAATTACATGGTTTACAGCAGATCAGTATGATGCAGGTCGAAGAGCCGGATGAAAAAGCCGATCCAATGTTGCAGCAATTGCAGCTGAATCGTCGTGATCAGGTTATTCGCTCAGCGCTGCTGCTGGCGGTTTCTTCGGTATTATCTGAGCTGAACAAAGACAGCCCGATCTGAAAGGGTAACAGCATGCGGAAGCGTTTTGCTTTCATTGCTGATGGGGTTGTAGCAGATACAACCCAGACCGAACTCAATAAAACTTGGCACGTTCGTTCTGGATTACGTTTTTTTAATAGGTAACAGAATTAGCAGCTTCGTGTATCAATCACGAAGCTGCCGATATCATTATTCGTCGCTTGGCAGCATTAACCGGCCAGTGTGGAAATCATATTCATAGACTTCACCATAACGTCCCCATTCGATCGCGACACTCAGCACACGTTCAGCTTCGTCTTTTTTCATGTGCTCTTCCAACAACTCCAGGAATTGTTTCTCTGGTAACGCGCCACTGGTTTCATGTTCCAGCTTATGGCGGATCTGTGATGCGAGTGGCACATGGGTTAACAACTGTTGGCCGAAAATTTCTTGGCGCAGGGTTTGTTCACCCTCAATGTAATGGCGGCCTAATGGTGTCAGCGCAATGTCGCCTTTTTCGATCTGCACGAATCCAAGCAACCCGAGAGCTTCATAAGTTGGGAACAATTCCACGTCTGACAACTCTGCCTCTTCGGCCAATTGTGGTAAGTCGGCACGGCCATTAAACGGCGCATCATTCAACAACTCCAACAAACCTTCCATACGCGCGACGTCGGTTGGTGGCAGACGATAGCCCATATGCAAACCAGTTGGCGCGCCTGCTGCGGCACCAGATGCGGCGACTGGACGCATGGTCATCATGTCGTACACTTGATCGATCAAAGCGCGTACTTCCGGGTCATCCACATCGCGAGGTTGCGGCAGATCGACTTTAACTTCGCTGCGAATACGGCCCGGATCGCTGGATAAAATCAGAATGCGGTCGGCCATCATTACGGCTTCTTCAATGTTGTGCGACACAATCAGAATACCTTTGGTCGACAGCCGTTTTTCCTGCCATAGCTCCAGCATATCGTTGCGCAGTGTTTCACCGGTTAGCACATCCAGCGCCGAGAAGGCTTCATCCATCAGCAGAATATCGGGGTTGGTAACTAACGCACGGGCGATACCCACACGCTGGCGCATCCCACCAGATAATTCACGAGGCAATGCACCACCGAAACCGCCCAAACCGATCAGCTCCAGCATGGCATCGGCGCGTTTTTCCCGCTCAGCCGCGGGTACGCCTTGTGCTTCCAACCCTAACTCAACGTTTTGTTGTACGGTCAGCCAAGGAAATAACGCAAAAGATTGAAACACCATGGCGATGCCGGAAACCGGGCCATAGATGTTTTTTTCACGATAATTGACCAGCCCCTGATCGGCGGGAATTAATCCGGCGATGATGCGTAATAATGTTGATTTGCCTGAGCCGGATTTACCGAGCAATGCCACAATCTCGCCGTCATGCAGGGTAAAATTGACATTTTCCAGCACACTGCGGGCGGTGCCATCGGAGGTGCGGAAGGATTTGGAGACGCCTTCCAAGTTAATCAATGCAGATTGGTTCATGATCTCTCCTCAGCGACTGCCATCAGCCAATAAATACAACTTGCGCCAGAAAAAACGGTTCAGCCCCATCACAAACAGACACATAATGCCGATGCCCAGCGCGATGCGGTGGAAATCACCGGCATCGGTCATTTGTTTGATATAGCTGCCAAGCCCGTTGGCCATCAGGGTGGTTTTACCCCAAGTGACATATTCCGCCACGATACTGGCGTTCCACGAACCACCACTGGCGGTGATGGCTCCAGTTACATAGGCTGGGAAGATCGCTGGCAGGTAAATACGTTTCCATTTTAACCAGCCGCGAACCCCAAGATTGTCTGCGGCTAGGCGTAATTCAGTCGGGATCGCCGACGCTCCGGCGACCACGTTAAACAAGATGTACCACTGCGTACCAAACACCATCAGCGGGCTTAACCAGATGTTCGGGTTCAGATTTAATGATACCAGTGCAAAGACCACTAACGGGAACATCAGGTTGACCGGGAAGGCAGCTAAAAACTGTGCCACCGCTTGTACGCGTTGTGAGTAACGCGGGTTCAGTCCGATCCAGATGGCAATCGGCACCCAAATCAGTGATGCGAGACCAATCAACAGTAATACCCGCGTCAGTGTGAGCAAACCAAGGCCTGCGACATGTAACGCTTCCTGCCAACCAACATCGCTGTGTACAAATATAATCAGACGCACCAAGGCGACCAACCCTGCCAGCAGTAATAACAGTTCCCAAACGCGAGTCCAGTGAGAGTATTGCTGTGCCGGTTTGGCTTTTACCGACGTGCCGTCATAACGACGGGGAAACCAGTTCAACGCACGGCGTAATTGTGACCAGACAAAATGAGAAAAAGCGTGTGTCCAGGCATTGTTGCGTAACATATCCAGCAACCACGAACGCTGTGCGGTGTCACCTTGGGATTCCTCAAAGCGAAATTTGTCGGCCCATGCCAGCAACGGGCGGAAAAACAATTGATCATAGAGCAGAATGCCCGTCAGCATCGCCGCAATCGCCCATGCGATCGCGCTGACGTTACGCGCCTTGATGGCAACGGCGATATAAGAGCCAATGCCGGGCAGTTTGATATCTTGGCCAGCGACAGAAATTGCTTCCGCCGCGACCAGAAAGAACCAGCCACCGGACATCGACATCATCATGTTCCACAACAGACCGGGCATGGCAAAGGGCAGCTCCAGTCGCCAGAATCGTTGCCAGCCCGACAGACGGAAGATATTGGCGGCTTCATTTAATTCAGCGGGAATAGTGCGAAATGACTGATACAGGCTGAATGCCATGTTCCATGCTTGCGAGGTAAAAATCGCAAAAATGGCCGCGCATTCTACCCCCAATAAATTACCGGGGAACAGCGCGATAAAAGGTGCTACCGCAATGGCTTGAAAGCCCAAAATGGGCACCGATTGCAGTACATCCAGCATTGGGATCATCGCTTTTTCGGCGGTGCGGTATTTTGCGGCGATAGCGGCAAACAGAAAGCTGAATAACAACGAACAACCAAGCGCCATAAACATCCGCAAGATGGTGCGTAGCAGATAATAGGGCAGATAAACCGGATCGAGTGACACCGCTAAGGCATCACCCACCACAAACGGTCGGCTCATCTGGGTGGCGCCATAAGCCAAGAGTACTAACAACGATAAAAGCAGGGGTAACAACACCCAACTCAGCCGATTCGGTGCAGCGTGCAAAACCGATTGTTCATGGTGACGCGGATTGAACAATTCAAACATATTGACCCTGTTTACAACTGACAGCTCAAAGCATTGCCCGCTGTTTTGTGCGCAACACAAAAGCAGGAGCAAAACGCTGACTGGCGTTTAGAAACGCGATACTGTTATAAGGGAAGCGAAGGACAAGTCAGTGCATTGACTGATCGTTGTCGAGGCTACCCGCCATAGCGGCAGGGCAGCAACAGGTGAGACCTATGGTTGCCTTGCCAGTGCGTGGCCGATGCATAATCGACTACTGGGACTATCCACAGATTAAAGACTCCGGAAATAAAGACGGCGCGAATCTACCACGACTTGCCGA
Proteins encoded:
- the pgi gene encoding glucose-6-phosphate isomerase: MKNINPTQTKAWKALEAHFAANKDRQLSDLFAADPARFDKFSTTYKDNILVDYSKNLITDETLDLLIDLAHEVDLRSAIDAMFNGEKINHTEGRAVLHTALRNRSNRPVMVDGKDVMPEVNAVLAKIKTFCDNVISGEWKGYTGKAIQHVVNIGIGGSDLGPVMITEALRPFKNHLQMHFVSNVDGTHIAETLKNVDPETTLFLVASKTFTTQETMTNALSARDWFVNIAGDQAHVAKHFAALSTNGKAVAEFGIDTANMFEFWDWVGGRYSSWSAIGMPIALSLGFENFEALLEGAFEMDTHFATASYEQNIPVLLALIGLWYNNFYEAESEAILPYDQYMHRFAAYFQQGNMESNGKYVDRNGNKVDYQTGPIIWGEPGTNGQHAFYQLIHQGTKLIPCDFLAPAISHNPVGDHHPKLLANFFAQTEALAFGKSKEAVEAEFLAAGKTLEQVKDLVPFKVFEGNRPTNSILFKQMTPKTLGALISMYEHKIFVQGIIWNIFSFDQWGVELGKQLANKILPELNSAAAVTSHDSSTNGLINTWKAWKA
- a CDS encoding diguanylate cyclase, with the translated sequence MPASRWITFFFVCCFSSLSSATEQIVVQLKWVNQFQFAGYYAAVEKGFYKAAGLDVKLRPNGYNGSFVSPVDAVVKGDAQYGISNSGLVLDYLNGKPVVVLAATLQHSAVSWIVLEKSGIKNIHDMMKKRLMAVFPLSESLELLEPFRAEGIPPEKLNLIQTGFDLQPLIDGKIDAYDGYVTNEPYLLEQKGIPYRLIDPRTYGIDFYGDVLFTSQSELNEHPERVAAFRKASMDGWRYAMANPEEIIDLIMQKYAPQKTRDHLRFEAKAMWNLMQPDIIEIGHMNPGRWLRIAEVMTEHQRIIDEPLLNRFIYDGDKYQPNLSRYLRIATVSSLLALLLAGISTWIYRTNRRLQREVTARQQAELQLRHLSETDALTGLANRRAFDLHMTQEFQRFLRYRHPFSIVMIDIDWFKRINDTFGHAAGDHVLTEFAWRLRDHIRKTDFLARIGGEEFAILMPETYPLDARKRTELLQQIINATPFQLAAASDMPLMITASFGISCVADNDLVAEAALTRADTALYKAKNNGRNQVVLFNEENKLTLVVD
- a CDS encoding PTS mannitol transporter subunit IICBA; the encoded protein is MLSPDTKVKIQNFGRFLSNMVMPNIGAFIAWGFITALFIPTGWLPNETLAKLVGPMIMYLLPLLIGYTGGKLVGGDRGAVVGAVTTMGVIVGTDIPMFMGAMMAGPLGGWAIKHFDRAIEGKVKSGFEMLVNNFSAGLIGMALAIVSFYLIGPFVKGLSTALAAGVGFLVAHSLLPLTSIFVEPAKILFLNNAINHGIFSPLGIQQAAEHGKSIFFLIEANPGPGFGILLAYMMFGRGNAKQSAAGASIIHFLGGIHEIYFPYVLMNPRLILAVIAGGMTGVFTLTVFGAGLVSPASPGSIFAVLLMTPKDSIFGVLCSVTAATTVSFLVASVFVRQQASNTKEDLEGATRKMKDMKQQSKGVSVAANDDGHQPLHAKHIVVACDAGMGSSAMGASLLRKKVEKAGLPITVVNQAINNLDDKADIVITHRDLTDRARRHAPNAKHISLNNFLDNQLYDNLIARLQEAGEGRLPKAVAANDNSYRGEDLTPALFTLSAQHVRLGLKADNKEAAIRLAGEMLVANGCVEPEYVDAMLAREKLVSTYLGESIAVPHGTIDAKDKVKKTGVVICQYPAGVQFGPEKDEVARLVIGIAARNDEHLQVINNLTRTLDDPSLIERLATTTDVNFVLELLSGHRAA
- a CDS encoding mannitol-1-phosphate 5-dehydrogenase, coding for MKALHFGAGNIGRGFIGKLLSESDAELTFADANTQLVDQLNHSQEYQVRVVGDAQHTDVIRHIAAVQANSDDVINQIIKADIITTAVGPQVLAKIAATIAKGLQLRFEQGNMAPVNIIACENMVRGTSQLKQAVLAVLPAEFHALLEAHVGFVDSAVDRIVPPAAANEEDPLAVTVESFSEWIVDKNQFRGEIPPVQGMELTDNLLAYVERKLFTLNTGHIVTAYLGKLAGYKTIREAIADEEIQNTVRQAMQESGEVLVARYGFDRQLHHAYIEKILTRFANPYLVDEIDRVGRQPLRKLGAEDRLTKPLLGTLEYGLPNAALLKGIAAALHYQNADDPQAVELQGWIEQEGAEAALLRATGLKAGEPCVATIVAEYQRMAK
- a CDS encoding MltR family transcriptional regulator — protein: MNKVKAPTYQEDAVFERLTEPENPRGFFLEVVDMLEEGVDQLMRRAFRQEEYAVKYAIEPLLNGKGPLADLNIRLKLIFALGLISLELSQDIERYIRIRDFLVSDIHDHRFGEPCVREQIDKLHGLQQISMMQVEEPDEKADPMLQQLQLNRRDQVIRSALLLAVSSVLSELNKDSPI
- a CDS encoding AAA-associated domain-containing protein — protein: MNQSALINLEGVSKSFRTSDGTARSVLENVNFTLHDGEIVALLGKSGSGKSTLLRIIAGLIPADQGLVNYREKNIYGPVSGIAMVFQSFALFPWLTVQQNVELGLEAQGVPAAEREKRADAMLELIGLGGFGGALPRELSGGMRQRVGIARALVTNPDILLMDEAFSALDVLTGETLRNDMLELWQEKRLSTKGILIVSHNIEEAVMMADRILILSSDPGRIRSEVKVDLPQPRDVDDPEVRALIDQVYDMMTMRPVAASGAAAGAPTGLHMGYRLPPTDVARMEGLLELLNDAPFNGRADLPQLAEEAELSDVELFPTYEALGLLGFVQIEKGDIALTPLGRHYIEGEQTLRQEIFGQQLLTHVPLASQIRHKLEHETSGALPEKQFLELLEEHMKKDEAERVLSVAIEWGRYGEVYEYDFHTGRLMLPSDE
- a CDS encoding ABC transporter permease subunit produces the protein MFELFNPRHHEQSVLHAAPNRLSWVLLPLLLSLLVLLAYGATQMSRPFVVGDALAVSLDPVYLPYYLLRTILRMFMALGCSLLFSFLFAAIAAKYRTAEKAMIPMLDVLQSVPILGFQAIAVAPFIALFPGNLLGVECAAIFAIFTSQAWNMAFSLYQSFRTIPAELNEAANIFRLSGWQRFWRLELPFAMPGLLWNMMMSMSGGWFFLVAAEAISVAGQDIKLPGIGSYIAVAIKARNVSAIAWAIAAMLTGILLYDQLFFRPLLAWADKFRFEESQGDTAQRSWLLDMLRNNAWTHAFSHFVWSQLRRALNWFPRRYDGTSVKAKPAQQYSHWTRVWELLLLLAGLVALVRLIIFVHSDVGWQEALHVAGLGLLTLTRVLLLIGLASLIWVPIAIWIGLNPRYSQRVQAVAQFLAAFPVNLMFPLVVFALVSLNLNPNIWLSPLMVFGTQWYILFNVVAGASAIPTELRLAADNLGVRGWLKWKRIYLPAIFPAYVTGAITASGGSWNASIVAEYVTWGKTTLMANGLGSYIKQMTDAGDFHRIALGIGIMCLFVMGLNRFFWRKLYLLADGSR